A part of Anabas testudineus chromosome 9, fAnaTes1.2, whole genome shotgun sequence genomic DNA contains:
- the entpd4 gene encoding ectonucleoside triphosphate diphosphohydrolase 4 isoform X1, which yields MGRISFSCLFPASWHFSLSTQVLPRLLIPSFRQLLFSGLVLCLIGLLYLLLVTGKGHASWTGKENHFHRHLARVTDVDATDTSNPNLNYGLVIDCGSSGSRVFVYCWPRHNGNPHELLDIRQMRDQHRKPVVMKIKPGISELAKTPEKASDYIYPLLSFAAQHIPRNKHQETPLYILCTAGMRVLPESQQEAILEDLRTDIPVHFNFLFSDSHVEVISGKQEGVYAWIGINFVLGRFNHVHNDGEAVVEVHVPGSDQQEAMVRKRTAGVLDMGGVSTQIAYEVPKTVSFASPQQEEVAKNLLAEFNLGCDAHRTEHVYRVYVSTFLGFGGNAARQRYEESLIKNTAARNKLLGQHIGEIQESPLLDPCLPTDLQDEIGPPTQKLYLRGTGDFDQCRQILQPFLNRTSEIQTSLSGVYQPAIDYSNSQFYGFSEFYYCTEDVLRMGGDYNASKYAQAAKSYCATQWKTLRERFDSGLFASHADLHRLKYQCFKSAWMYEVLHSGFSFPTNYKNLKTALLVYDKEVQWTLGAILYRTRFLPLRDIQQESLKGVHAHWRHSFSFVNNHYLFLACFFIVLLSIMLYLLRLRRIHRRTAQRCTPSSVPWLEEGLGSPTLPINL from the exons ATGGGAAG GATCAGCTTTTCGTGCCTTTTTCCTGCCTCATGGCATTTCAGCCTGTCAACCCAGGTTCTTCCCCGGCTTCTGATACCTTCCTTCAGACAGCTGCTGTTTAGTGGCCTGGTGCTCTGCCTCATAGGACTGCTCTACCTACTGCTTGTCACTGGAAAAGGTCATGCCAGCTGGACTGGAAAGGAAAATCACTTTCACAG GCACCTTGCCAGGGTAACTGATGTGGATGCAACAGATACAAGCAACCCCAACCTGAACTATGGCCTGGTCATCGACTGTGGCAGCAGCGGTTCAAGGGTTTTTGTATACTGCTGGCCCCGGCACAATGGTAATCCCCACGAACTGCTGGACATTCGTCAAATGCGAGATCAGCACCGTAAGCCAGTTGTCATGAAGATCAAACCAG GCATCTCCGAATTGGCTAAAACACCTGAGAAAGCCAGTGATTATATATATCCACTACTGAGCTTTGCAGCCCAACATATTCCCAGAAATAAGCACCAAGAAACACCCTTGTACATCCTGTGTACAGCTGGAATGAGAGTTCTACCTGAAAG tcaACAAGAAGCCATTCTGGAGGATCTGCGCACAGACATCCCAGTCCACTTCAACTTCCTCTTCTCTGATTCCCACGTGGAAGTCATTTCTGGAAAACAAGAAG GTGTCTATGCATGGATTGGAATAAACTTTGTCCTTGGAAGGTTTAACCATGTACACAATG ATGGGGAAGCTGTAGTGGAGGTACATGTCCCAGGCAGTGATCAACAGGAGGCCATGGTGAGGAAAAGGACTGCCGGGGTCTTGGACATGGGTGGGGTCTCCACACAGATTGCATACGAAGTGCCCAAAACTGTAAGCTTTGCTTCTCCACAGCAG GAGGAAGTTGCCAAGAACTTATTGGCCGAGTTCAACTTGGGGTGTGATGCACATCGGACAGAGCACGTTTATCGTGTTTATGTATCCACCTTTCTTGGTTTTGGAGGAAATGCAGCACGCCAAAGATATGAGGAGAGCCTCATCAAAAATACTGCCGCTCGAAACAA GCTCTTAGGTCAGCATATTGGGGAGATACAAGAGTCACCGCTTCTAGACCCTTGCCTACCCACAGACCTGCAAGATGAGATTGGTCCACCTACACAGAAGCTCTACCTGCGAGGCACAGGAGACTTTGACCAGTGTAGACAGATTCTCCAGCCGTTCCTCAACCGCACAAGTGAGATCCAGACCTCCCTCAGTGGCGTCTACCAACCAGCCATTGACTACAGCAACAGTCAATTCTACGGCTTCTCTGAGTTCTACTACTGCACCGAAGATGTGCTGCGCATGGGTGGAGATTACAATGCTTCAAAATATGCCCAGGCTGCCAAG AGTTACTGTGCCACCCAGTGGAAGACTCTGAGGGAACGCTTCGACTCTGGACTGTTTGCTTCACATGCTGATCTTCACAGACTAAA gtatcagtgttttaaatcagcGTGGATGTATGAAGTATTGCACTCAGGCTTCTCTTTCCCAACCAATTATAAAAACCTGAAGACAGCCCTATTGGTGTATGATAAGGAGGTCCAGTGGACTCTTGGAGCTATTCTTTACAGAACTCGGTTTCTGCCTTTGAG GGACATCCAGCAGGAGAGTCTGAAAGGAGTCCACGCTCACTGGCGGCACAGCTTCTCCTTTGTCAACAATCACTACTTATTCCTAGCTTGTTTTTTCATCGTCTTGTTGTCTATCATGCTTTACTTACTGCGTCTCCGCCGCATACATCGGCGTACAGCACAGCGTTGCACGCCCTCCTCTGTACCATGGTTGGAGGAGGGCCTCGGTTCACCCACACTCCCTATCAACCTCTAA
- the entpd4 gene encoding ectonucleoside triphosphate diphosphohydrolase 4 isoform X2 encodes MGRISFSCLFPASWHFSLSTQVLPRLLIPSFRQLLFSGLVLCLIGLLYLLLVTGKGHASWTGKENHFHRHLARVTDVDATDTSNPNLNYGLVIDCGSSGSRVFVYCWPRHNGNPHELLDIRQMRDQHRKPVVMKIKPGISELAKTPEKASDYIYPLLSFAAQHIPRNKHQETPLYILCTAGMRVLPESQQEAILEDLRTDIPVHFNFLFSDSHVEVISGKQEGVYAWIGINFVLGRFNHVHNDGEAVVEVHVPGSDQQEAMVRKRTAGVLDMGGVSTQIAYEVPKTEEVAKNLLAEFNLGCDAHRTEHVYRVYVSTFLGFGGNAARQRYEESLIKNTAARNKLLGQHIGEIQESPLLDPCLPTDLQDEIGPPTQKLYLRGTGDFDQCRQILQPFLNRTSEIQTSLSGVYQPAIDYSNSQFYGFSEFYYCTEDVLRMGGDYNASKYAQAAKSYCATQWKTLRERFDSGLFASHADLHRLKYQCFKSAWMYEVLHSGFSFPTNYKNLKTALLVYDKEVQWTLGAILYRTRFLPLRDIQQESLKGVHAHWRHSFSFVNNHYLFLACFFIVLLSIMLYLLRLRRIHRRTAQRCTPSSVPWLEEGLGSPTLPINL; translated from the exons ATGGGAAG GATCAGCTTTTCGTGCCTTTTTCCTGCCTCATGGCATTTCAGCCTGTCAACCCAGGTTCTTCCCCGGCTTCTGATACCTTCCTTCAGACAGCTGCTGTTTAGTGGCCTGGTGCTCTGCCTCATAGGACTGCTCTACCTACTGCTTGTCACTGGAAAAGGTCATGCCAGCTGGACTGGAAAGGAAAATCACTTTCACAG GCACCTTGCCAGGGTAACTGATGTGGATGCAACAGATACAAGCAACCCCAACCTGAACTATGGCCTGGTCATCGACTGTGGCAGCAGCGGTTCAAGGGTTTTTGTATACTGCTGGCCCCGGCACAATGGTAATCCCCACGAACTGCTGGACATTCGTCAAATGCGAGATCAGCACCGTAAGCCAGTTGTCATGAAGATCAAACCAG GCATCTCCGAATTGGCTAAAACACCTGAGAAAGCCAGTGATTATATATATCCACTACTGAGCTTTGCAGCCCAACATATTCCCAGAAATAAGCACCAAGAAACACCCTTGTACATCCTGTGTACAGCTGGAATGAGAGTTCTACCTGAAAG tcaACAAGAAGCCATTCTGGAGGATCTGCGCACAGACATCCCAGTCCACTTCAACTTCCTCTTCTCTGATTCCCACGTGGAAGTCATTTCTGGAAAACAAGAAG GTGTCTATGCATGGATTGGAATAAACTTTGTCCTTGGAAGGTTTAACCATGTACACAATG ATGGGGAAGCTGTAGTGGAGGTACATGTCCCAGGCAGTGATCAACAGGAGGCCATGGTGAGGAAAAGGACTGCCGGGGTCTTGGACATGGGTGGGGTCTCCACACAGATTGCATACGAAGTGCCCAAAACT GAGGAAGTTGCCAAGAACTTATTGGCCGAGTTCAACTTGGGGTGTGATGCACATCGGACAGAGCACGTTTATCGTGTTTATGTATCCACCTTTCTTGGTTTTGGAGGAAATGCAGCACGCCAAAGATATGAGGAGAGCCTCATCAAAAATACTGCCGCTCGAAACAA GCTCTTAGGTCAGCATATTGGGGAGATACAAGAGTCACCGCTTCTAGACCCTTGCCTACCCACAGACCTGCAAGATGAGATTGGTCCACCTACACAGAAGCTCTACCTGCGAGGCACAGGAGACTTTGACCAGTGTAGACAGATTCTCCAGCCGTTCCTCAACCGCACAAGTGAGATCCAGACCTCCCTCAGTGGCGTCTACCAACCAGCCATTGACTACAGCAACAGTCAATTCTACGGCTTCTCTGAGTTCTACTACTGCACCGAAGATGTGCTGCGCATGGGTGGAGATTACAATGCTTCAAAATATGCCCAGGCTGCCAAG AGTTACTGTGCCACCCAGTGGAAGACTCTGAGGGAACGCTTCGACTCTGGACTGTTTGCTTCACATGCTGATCTTCACAGACTAAA gtatcagtgttttaaatcagcGTGGATGTATGAAGTATTGCACTCAGGCTTCTCTTTCCCAACCAATTATAAAAACCTGAAGACAGCCCTATTGGTGTATGATAAGGAGGTCCAGTGGACTCTTGGAGCTATTCTTTACAGAACTCGGTTTCTGCCTTTGAG GGACATCCAGCAGGAGAGTCTGAAAGGAGTCCACGCTCACTGGCGGCACAGCTTCTCCTTTGTCAACAATCACTACTTATTCCTAGCTTGTTTTTTCATCGTCTTGTTGTCTATCATGCTTTACTTACTGCGTCTCCGCCGCATACATCGGCGTACAGCACAGCGTTGCACGCCCTCCTCTGTACCATGGTTGGAGGAGGGCCTCGGTTCACCCACACTCCCTATCAACCTCTAA
- the gda gene encoding guanine deaminase yields MANSGKPTPAMRHVYRGTFMHSTQQAPLQILEDALLGVDKDGKIAFIGKGGELNKLSQDFGFSPSEVTQLTKDEFFMPGMVDTHIHAPQYSYAGTALDLPLLQWLDTYTFPVESRFRDLEFAKKVYTQVVKRTLRNGTTTACYFATIHTDASLLLGKIANDFGQRALVGKVCMDMNNSVQHYKETTQDSQDETRRFITELLKKKYPLVKPVVTPRFVLSCTGPLLGELGAIARDNNLHIQSHISENAQEVKIAKEMFPESETYTDIYHKFNLLTDKTVMAHGCYLSDDELNLFKETGASLSHCPNSNISLCSGVLNVRNVLKHKVKLGLGTDVAGGYSASMLDAVRRARDTSKFITIQTPEHETLTFEEVFRLATLGGSQALSLDEQTGNFEVGKDFDALRVNVAAPEGPIDISQEEGPKIQLERFLNLGDDRNIVEVYVAGRKVIPFTEPTAE; encoded by the exons ATGGCAAACTCTGGCAAACCCACCCCCGCAATGAGACACGTATACAGAGGGACATTTATGCACTCCACCCAACAGGCACCACTGCAGATCCTGGAAGATGCGCTCCTGGGAGTCGATAAGGATGGAAAG ATTGCTTTCATTGGAAAAGGCGGGGAACTAAACAAGCTGTCTCAGGACTTTGGATTTAGTCCGTCTGAAGTCACTCAACTGACAAAAGA TGAGTTCTTCATGCCAGGAATGGTGGACACTCACATCCATGCACCCCAGTACAGCTACGCCGGTACAGCCCTGGATTTGCCCTTACTGCAGTGGCTTGATACCTACACCTTTCCCGTGGAGTCTCGCTTCAGGGACTTGGAGTTTGCCAAGAAAGTCTACACTCAAGTAGTG AAAAGGACTCTGAGAAATGGAACAACCACTGCTTGTTACTTTGCTACTATACATACAGATGCATCTCTCCTGCTGGGCAAAATTGCAA ATGACTTTGGACAGCGCGCCTTGGTAGGCAAGGTGTGTATGGACATGAACAACTCTGTGCAACATTACAAAGAAACCACGCAGGACTCTCAAGATGAAACCCGTCG GTTCATTACAGAGCTTTTGAAAAAAAAG TACCCTCTGGTGAAACCAGTGGTTACTCCCCGCTTTGTTCTATCCTGCACAGGACCTTTACTGGGAGAGCTAGGAGCAATCGCTAGGGACAACAATCTGCACATTCAG agtCACATCAGTGAAAATGCACAGGAAGTGAAGATTGCAAAGGAGATGTTTCCTGAATCAGAGACTTACACAGACATCTATCACAAATTCAACCTGCTCACTGACAAA ACAGTGATGGCCCACGGCTGCTACCTCAGTGATGACGAGTTGAATCTATTCAAAGAGACAGGAGCTTCTTTGTCTCACTGTCCCAATTCCAATATTTC GTTGTGCAGTGGAGTATTAAATGTCCGCAATGTCCTGAAACACAAAGTGAAGTTGGGGCTGGGAACAG ATGTGGCAGGAGGCTACTCGGCCTCTATGTTGGACGCTGTGAGGAGAGCTCGGGACACATCCAAATTCATAACAATTCAGACGCCAGAACATGAAACACTCACCTTTGAGGAGGTGTTCAGACTGGCCACGCTGGGAGGAAGCCAAG cCCTGTCCCTGGATGAACAAACAGGGAACTTTGAAGTGGGCAAAGACTTTGATGCACTGAGGGTGAATGTAGCAGCTCCTGAGGGACCAATTGACATAAGCCAGGAAGAGGGACCAAAG ATTCAGTTGGAAAGGTTCTTGAATTTGG GTGATGATCGTAATATAGTGGAGGTGTATGTGGCCGGCAGGAAGGTGATTCCATTCACAGAGCCAACAGCAGAGTAA
- the si:ch211-214j8.12 gene encoding uncharacterized protein si:ch211-214j8.12, producing MPLFRTSPGAKVQPGQRRMRKTKWTGNCGKTDEDGSVLSLTRLCLLSLADNMKEVWAKDYADNYLDHYTFRHIMGPFNLLPGELVEELMWLLGTRQQLSRAALHLLLVPQLRSLSLEMCPGLITSALCTHIAARCQGLWSLDLSGAQQLPSKVLSETLCCLPNLRSLSLAGMPCDRYLIRKIAYCCRLLRHLDVSRCHLLSPAALLSLGGGAFCSSSHPSPVSVSSSCSDPSISSIMAPLSPLPLSSLLALDIGFGEQEEDPMAAAAYLLLALPGLERLALEGLAQACCLIEHREFSQTNEFADREGIPRLEEVWRERMHSEAMAGWRKRGEAASADKEDDDDEEEEERTLWEGYRSDDEEDASRDKGPKCSQNQTGERRRGISSQPSDERLILHLKDVKGLNCDSLCSLGRLCPDIISISMNIDSYEDIRGTGQGSLLAAGLQTWSGQLRSLSVHYPGPLVDLLPALQLAGSSLVSLTLDGVKTSPHSPLLEVIKACPRLRDLLISAEPPTVQVEEEEDEEEEEDQDRPHLPNLCSLRLKFSYEHSQMKPVMSWMSLRKVLRCLLTGSPLLERLSLVALPCPLNLVLQDVLRIADSNPGLFSNSTDSPPVPFGRVQHIDLQRTNVEMSTVKSIMRQSKRLKFVDLSYCWQIIHLEWLACTMSTNVQVVWA from the exons ATGCCTCTGTTTCGGACTTCCCCTGGGGCGAAGGTTCAGCCCGggcagaggaggatgaggaaaaCGAAGTGGACAGGAAACTGTGGGAAGACAGATGAGGACGGCTCCGTCCTTTCACTGACACGACTATGTCTGCTTAGCCTTGCCGACAACATGAAGGAAGTGTGGGCAAAAGACTATGCAGACAACTACTTAGATCACTATACATTCAGGCACATAATGGGGCCTTTCAACTTACTGC CGGGCGAACTGGTTGAAGAGCTGATGTGGCTGCTGGGCACCAGACAGCAGCTGTCCCGGGCGGCGCTGCACCTCCTGCTGGTCCCTCAGCTCCGAAGCCTGTCTCTGGAAATGTGTCCCGGTCTGATCACCTCCGCCCTCTGTACCCACATTGCTGCACGTTGCCAG GGTCTGTGGAGTCTGGACCTGTCTGGAGCCCAGCAGCTTCCTTCCAAAGTCCTGTCAGAAACTCTCTGCTGTCTGCCCAACCTGCGCTCGCTCTCCCTGGCAGGCATGCCTTGTGATAGATACTTAATCAGGAAGATTGCCTACTGCTGTCGTTTGCTGCGCCACCTAGATGTATCTCGCTGTCATCTCCTTTCCCCGGCTGCATTGCTTTCTCTTGGAGGTGGGGCTTTCTGCTCATCCTCTCATCCATCTCCAgtgtctgtttcttcttcctgctctgACCCCTCAATTTCCTCCATTATGGCGCCCCTGTCTCCTCTACCCCTCAGCAGTCTGTTGGCTCTGGATATTGGGTTTGGGGAACAAGAGGAAGACCCTATGGCAGCAGCAGCCTATCTCCTTCTGGCTCTGCCCGGCCTAGAGAGACTTGCTTTGGAGGGCCTTGCTCAAGCTTGCTGTCTCATTGAACACAGAGAGTTTAGCCAGACAAACGAGTTTGCTGACAGAGAAGGAATTCCCAGGCTGGAGGAGGTGTGGAGGGAGAGGATGCACAGTGAGGCCATGGCTGgttggaggaagagaggagaagcagcatCCGCTGAcaaggaagatgatgatgacgaagaggaagaggagaggacatTGTGGGAGGGGTATCgcagtgatgatgaagaggatgcAAGTAGAGATAAAGGTCCAAAATGCTCTCAAAACCAAACaggggaaagaagaagaggaattTCATCACAGCCCAGTGATGAACGCTTGATCCTGCACCTAAAAGATGTGAAAGGGTTAAACTGTGACTCCCTTTGTAGTTTAGGCCGTTTATGTCCAgacatcatctccatctctatGAACATTGATAGTTATGAAGATATTAGAGGAACAGGGCAGGGCTCTCTGTTAGCTGCAGGCCTTCAGACCTGGTCGGGTCAGTTGCGGAGCCTCTCAGTACACTACCCAGGCCCTCTTGTGGATCTCCTTCCTGCCTTGCAACTGGCAGGCTCATCCCTGGTCTCTCTCACCCTGGACGGGGTGAAAACCAGCCCTCACTCACCTCTACTGGAGGTCATAAAGGCCTGTCCGAGACTCAGAGACCTGCTCATCTCTGCTGAGCCTCCTACAGTgcaagtagaagaagaagaagatgaagaagaagaggaggatcaGGATCGTCCACATCTTCCTAACCTCTGCTCTCTCAGACTCAA ATTCTCCTACGAGCACAGTCAGATGAAGCCTGTGATGTCCTGGATGTCCCTGAGGAAGGTGCTGAGGTGTCTCTTAACTGGTTCTCCTCTGTTGGAGCGGCTCTCGCTGGTCGCCCTGCCATGCCCTCTGAACCTTGTTTTACAGGATGTACTGCGTATAGCTGACTCGAATCCAGGTCTCTTCTCAAATTCCACAGATTCACCCCCCGTGCCATTTGGACGGGTACAGCACATTGACCTGCAGCGGACAAATGTGGAGATGAGTACAGTGAAAAGTATAATGAGACAGAGCAAGAGACTCAAGTTTGTAGATTTGAGTTACTGCTGGCAAATCATTCATTTGGAGTGGTTGGCTTGCACGATGTCCACTAACGTCCAAGTTGTCTGGGCGTAG